From the genome of Pseudomonas hamedanensis:
GGATAAGGAAGGGATCATTTACGCCAACCTCGACAATCCCGAAATCCAGCGGTTGTATAAAACCTACAGAACGCAGCCAATCGAGTGAAAACGCAAAAAGCCTGCTGTTAAAAGCAGGCTTTTGCGTTGCTGGTGAAGTTACTTCTGCTGCGTCAGCGCCGAGTAGCTGTTCATCAGGTTGCGATAGTTGGGGATCCGCTGCGACAGCAGGTTGCCCAGCCCTTCGATGTCGTTGCGCCAGTCGCGGTGCAGCTCACAGGCCACCGAGAACCAATTCATCATCTGTGCACCGGCCTGGGTCATGCGGCTCCACGCGGCTTGCTGCACAGTGGTGTTGAAGGTGCCGGAGGCATCGGTGACCACGAACACATCAAAGCCTTCCGCCAGCGCCGACAGGGTCGGGAACGCCACACACACATCCGTCACGACACCGGCAATGATGATTTGCTTGCGACCGGTAGCCTTGATCGCCTTGACGAAATCTTCGTTGTCCCAAGCGTTGATCTGACCTGGGCGAGCGATGTACGGCGCGTCCGGGAACATCTCTTTCAACTCTGGCACCAGCGGGCCATTCGGGCCTTGTTCGAAGCTGGTGGTGAGGATGGTCGGCAGGTCGAAGAACTTCGCCAGGTCGGCCAGCGCCAGCACGTTGTTCTTGAACTCGTTCGGCGAGAAGTCCTGCACCAGCGAGATCAGACCGGTCTGGTGGTCAACCAGCAGCACGATTGCGTCGTCTTTGTTCAGGCGGTTGTAGGTTGGAGTGGTCATGGTGTGCATCCCTTTTTGATTGTCTGAAGTTGTTGTTGCGTTCAAGTTGGGTACAGATTACTGACGCACAGCAAAGGGATAAATCGGCTGAAAAGCGTTACACCGTCCACTCAAACGGGACAATCGAAAATTGCCTCTTGTAGGAGTGAGCCTGCTCGCGAAGGCGGAGTGTCAGACGACACTGATGCTGGATGTGCCGGCCCTTTCGCGAGCAAGCTCGCTCCCACAGTGGATCTGCACTGAATGGCAGATGTGTGAATGACTGCAAAACCCTGTGGGAGCGGGCTTGCTCGCGAAGGCGGAGTGTCAGACGACACTGATGCTGGATGTGCCAGCCCTTTCGCGAGCAGGCTCGCTCCCACAGTGGATCTGCACTGAATGGCAGATGTGTGAATGAATGCAAAACCCTGTGGGAGCGGGCTTGCCCGCGAAGACGGAGTGTCAGG
Proteins encoded in this window:
- the ycaC gene encoding isochorismate family cysteine hydrolase YcaC — its product is MTTPTYNRLNKDDAIVLLVDHQTGLISLVQDFSPNEFKNNVLALADLAKFFDLPTILTTSFEQGPNGPLVPELKEMFPDAPYIARPGQINAWDNEDFVKAIKATGRKQIIIAGVVTDVCVAFPTLSALAEGFDVFVVTDASGTFNTTVQQAAWSRMTQAGAQMMNWFSVACELHRDWRNDIEGLGNLLSQRIPNYRNLMNSYSALTQQK